In the genome of Mesosutterella faecium, the window GGATTTCCGATGACGAGCTCGCGGCCCTTGCCGGGCTGTGCGGACGGCATATGCGGCTGGCTGTGACGGTCCAGGATAAGATCGCATACGTCGCCGATGCGCTCGGGCACAACATCGAAATCGATGTGAGAACCCTGAAAGCCCCTCGGGCCGACTGAGGACTGCTACATGTCGCAGGCCTTCAGGGGCGCCCTGAGCTGTGCGCGGACATTGTCCATCCCCGAATAGAAGGCCTTCAGCATCACGAGGCCGAGGAACTTGCCTCTCTTGGTCACGATCAGCCGGTCAGGGTCCTGAGGATCCTGCCTGATCGCGCCGATCAGGCGCAGGCCGGTCATTTCCTTAAAAAGCGCGGTATCCAGGCTGACGCCATGGACTTCGCGGAAATATTTTCTGCTCAGCCTTCCTGCGAATACGCTCAGCATGAGCCTGTACTGGAGGATCTGATGCTTGGTGAAAATTCTGCGGCGCTCCGTGCCCATCAGTCCGGACTGAATGCGCTGGGCGTACCTGCTCAGGCTGAATGTGTTGACGTAAAGAGCATTGCCGAGGAATGAGAATGATCCGGAGCCGATTCCGAGGTATTCGTCATGGTCAATGACGTACTCATCGATGCCCTCGTCGTTGGTCCTGCCGAAAGTCCATGACGTGAGCTGGCGGTAATGCTTTCCCAGAGTGTTCAAAATGGTGTCGTACTGCTGCGACAGCTCCTGGCCCTTGGCCGCAATGACTCCCTTGACGCTGCGGCGGGTCTGGCTGGTGACCATGAGGGGGTAGGTTGTAACCTGGCGGGGGTTGAGCTGGCGGATAAGCTCCATGTCGCGGGCGATCATGTCGAGGGACTGGCCCCGGAAGCCGAACATCATGTCGACGTTGCAGGTTGGGAACAGGTCCTGGCAGGCGGCGATTCGGTCGTAGATTTCAGCGCCGGTTCCGAACTTGTCGCGTTCGGTAAGACGAAGGATGCCGTCGTCGAAGCTCTGCACGCCGATGGACATGCGGTCGACCAGCCCCTTGAGGTTTTTGAAGCTGGGGCTGGCGATTTCCTTGGGGTCTGTCTCGCAGGAAACCTCCTTGATGCCGGGGAACAGCTTCCTCGCCAGTTCGAGCGTCCTGATCAGTTCGTCTTCCAGAATGGTGGTCGTGCCGCCCCCCACGTAAACGGACTGGAAATCGTAGCCCAGGTCCTTGGCCATCTGCATCTCGGCCCGGAGGTTTTTGAAATATTCCCGGGCCTTGTATTCCTTGAACAGGAATCGATGGAAGGTGCAGTAGGTGCACAGCGTATGGCAGAAAGGCACGTGCATGTAAAGCAGGTACCGGTGCCCTTCCTGAGGAGCGGGCGGCGTCTTGAGCACCACCGGGTCCACAGAAAGTCCCCTGTCGATGTAAAACTGCATGATCCGGTCTGTCAGGTGGACCTGCCAGTCCGGCATGATGTGCTGGCCGTGAGTGAACGAAAGAGGCTGCTCGGTGTCAATTGGCATGGGTATCAGAAAAAAACAGGCGTGTCAGGAGCGTGTGATCGGCAAAGAGGGTATTTTTAATACATCTTTTTGATCGCTTCCGCAAACTTTGTGCTCAGCGGGCCGCGCTTGAGCTTCAGCGTGGGGGTGAGCAGCCCGTTGTCGATGGTCCACGGCCCAAGGCTGAGCGTGACGGCGCGGGGGAGAGAGTAGTGCGGGAAGCTTGCGGCCGCTGCCTTGGCGCGCTTCAGGGCGGCTTGTCTCGCCGGCGCCGCGGAGAGGCTTTCCGGATCGCGGGGGTCGAGCTTCAGGCTGCGTGCGAGCTTCTCCCATTCCTCGGGGTTCAGAACGGCGATAAGCGAAATGTAGGGCTTGTTTTCGCCGACGACGAAGGTCTGAGAGAAAAGGGGATCGGTTTCAATGGCGGACTCAAGGTCGACGGGAGGCACCTTCTCGCCTGTCGAGGTGACGATGATTTCTTTGATTCGGCCCTTGATGTACAGATGGCCGTCCTCCGAGATCGTCCCTACGTCTCCGGTCTTCAGCCAGCCGTCGGCAGTGAAGGCGTCCCTGGTGGCGTCGGGCCGGTTCCAGTATCCCCGCATGACGCTTGGTCCCTTGACCTGTATTTCATCGCCCTCGCCCAGGCGCACCTGCACGGAAGCGTATGGATGGCCCACGGTCCGGGGCTGGTTGTCCTGCAGGTTATTGCCGGCGATCACCGGCGAGGTCTCCGTCATGCCGTAGCCCTGAATGACGGACATCCCCAGCCCGCAGAAAACCTTGGCAACCTTCTGGCTGATGGCAGCCCCGCCGGAAATGGCCACGCGGAGCCGGCCGCCGAACTGATCCAGCAGCATTTGGGAAACGCGCCTTGTGAGCGTCCTGCTCACTATCGGATCG includes:
- a CDS encoding coproporphyrinogen III oxidase family protein: MPIDTEQPLSFTHGQHIMPDWQVHLTDRIMQFYIDRGLSVDPVVLKTPPAPQEGHRYLLYMHVPFCHTLCTYCTFHRFLFKEYKAREYFKNLRAEMQMAKDLGYDFQSVYVGGGTTTILEDELIRTLELARKLFPGIKEVSCETDPKEIASPSFKNLKGLVDRMSIGVQSFDDGILRLTERDKFGTGAEIYDRIAACQDLFPTCNVDMMFGFRGQSLDMIARDMELIRQLNPRQVTTYPLMVTSQTRRSVKGVIAAKGQELSQQYDTILNTLGKHYRQLTSWTFGRTNDEGIDEYVIDHDEYLGIGSGSFSFLGNALYVNTFSLSRYAQRIQSGLMGTERRRIFTKHQILQYRLMLSVFAGRLSRKYFREVHGVSLDTALFKEMTGLRLIGAIRQDPQDPDRLIVTKRGKFLGLVMLKAFYSGMDNVRAQLRAPLKACDM